The genomic segment GTGTTACATACGTACGCTTATCAATGTATTACATACTATATACAGAGACCCCCCTCCATCTTCCCATGTTATAATTTCAATTAACTTGTAATTGTAACAGTTGGGGTTTCGTCTATGCGACATATAACGagatttgtatgtatttataattacaCTTCCTCTCAGATCCGCAATGATTAATTAAAATGACacttttacattgtattatacttAAAAATTAGTTGATAGTAATTGTAGatttaattataatttgaaTTTATACCAAACGGCAATATTTTATGAAGGAAAATATCTGTAATAATTACGTGTTCCACGAATAAAACTTTTGCAGCGGGCACATATATTAGTGATCATTTCACCTGTGTAGTTTGTATAGCACGTGGCAAAATTGTGAACACGATAACTGCACGATGTACACAAACTGTTCTTGGTACATTGTGCGACCACACAACTGTAAAATATCTTGATTGTAATGCTTTAATAAGAgttatagtgtatatatatcaaaaacacTGTCGTAATTCATCTGTactaaacaaaatttaaaaaaataagcaaaaaggacttaaataaagaataaacaaacaaataatgaatGTTTGACTTGTATACAGAACTGTTTTGTCTAATGAAATCTATAACAGAAAGAATGATTCATTTGGTGGATTTGATACAATGcgcattttttttctttgatttgcAACCAGGATCTAATGATACATGTGTCAAAAGTGTGTATGTCACATACACTGTGTAGTTATATTAGGTCTCGACCCGCCCCTGTCAAGCGACCTGACAAcgaaaatcaaaatttaatattCTTTTACTAGTAAaaactttttcatattttttttctagattaACTCAGGGGGTAACCTGATGCGGGTAACTGTATAGTTACCCACATCCAATATGGCGCAGGGCGGAAACGGCGAGTATTAACTGATGTGAATTATCAATGTTCTTCAACTTTAGGCCTATATGGCATTCTGAGTAACTCGGCGTGTCGATACTTGgttcaatataaatgtaatctGAAGAGATGAGTTACCGATACTTGATGTAATTAAGCTGATAAACATTGTAAGTTTCGGCATGATGACGGACATAACTGAGAATGTCCAAATCGATGATGCGGGTATCTGCGGATGATGATGAGGGTAACTGGTTTgtataaattcatttaaatcgaaAACGCTTTAGAATCGATGTCAAATTCAGTAGGCCTAAACCATTGACTGAAAAATTATCTCAGGGGAAAAAATATTGGAACGCATACTTTTAATTATGTTCTTATGTTTTTGTACTCGTACTATCTCGCTATTTTTGCTACATAGCCTACatgcagagacctatatagtatataggtctctgatacatgtaccttcaTAACGCATAAATTGCATTTTGATTAGGCCTACATTTTATCCCATTgctcacaggggcttggcacgaatTTCCAAATCATCGTCCATATATAGActatgtatgtattatagtgccaagcccctgtgccaTTACTTTAAGAATTGCTGAACTGCAACTACACCGACACACGTCTCAAATGACGTCAGTGccgaagggagataactgtgtgtAAACGCTATGATTTCTTCAAATGGTGAATAATgcattttgttgaaaaaattgAATGTGTAACGTGTTTATATTAaagtttattgatattttgctataaatctgGCCTATTTAGATATCTATGTGTTTTGGTGGTTGTTCGCAAACTGTATACAGAGACGTGTTATATcaggggcctgttcgtttatgctGACCAGAGACCtaactatatactattatataggtctctgtgctgacaaaccggttcgtcagtttttaaatacattattcCAAACATTATATCTTGGCGGACCTGAAATGTTAATACAGACCTTGGAAGTCTTTGTAAAGGCTCgtctaaaaacaatataaaatcaccaggcccgtctttatttcataaacgataACACCGGTCCAAGTGGTCTAACCGTgtggaccgcaaaaacgaaaacggccccACGTCTCTGCTATTTTggttaagtaaaaaaaaaaaaccggttCGCAGCATTTTTTCTTAAAGATATGTTTCAGTatattcaacaaaaatattgtaaaaacaaatattaacaaAGACACTGACTTTTTGGTCGAATATCAAGTCTTATTCTCGGCATCTGTCTATATTCTGAACAATACCAGCgacatattttttaaactttcaGGGCCGCTTACGTACACAAGTACTGTGAACAAGATGGCGAGCACGACTCAATCTCCACATTGGGAAACGGTTGGAAAGGCTAAAAAAAGTGGCAAAAGTCAGATTCCACATCTTACACGAAATGAGAAAAAACAGTTCATTGAAAATATGCCGAGAATTGAAGCGAGTAGTAAGTAAACCTCTTAATTACAGCGATTACAATCTCCATGAACAGTGCTACTGTTTTCTACCGGCTTTTCGTCAACGTCATCAACTTACTTTCACTTATATTGTGCAACTTCGTTCAAcatgtgtgtttttgtttcaatatcttcacttatttaaaattgttttgaaattgttttttatttctaattcatAATGTGTTTTAATCAACATAAATGTCTAcaacatattaaaaataaacGCATTTTTAAATCTCTACCACAGGGGCTCAGTTTCGGGTAACATATGACATCGGTTAAAGGTGGAGCATGACACATGTGCTCCCCATAGCAAACCAGCATACACTTTGACACACCTATATCACAAAAACatattcaatatcatcaaaCACAATGACGGAATGCTTTAagagtatataattattatatttatgccAGTTATTATAGTTGATATCAATGACATATGCAAAGGTGTGagaaaattatattattgtagtgtTTTCACAAAAAAGTATTTTCTATAAGCTCTCTGAATTCTGCAGATTCTGATCATATACCAATAATGAATTAggtcatttttatcaaattcaaacAGATAAACACTACAATGATGTGATTGtaactttcacaaaaaaatatttttgatatgcTCTCTGAATTCAGTAAATTCAGATTATATACCGATTATAAAGTAGGTCATTTTATCTAATGAAAATTAGTTTATTTTGCTGATTTCACATTCAGGATTCCAATTAACACTGGTTAAATGATGTTTAAAACGTATTAATATAAGAAATTATCAGAAGTGCATGCACTATGCAACTAAACACTTTTGTGATAAGTATAGCATAGcatattgaaattgatattgGGTATGCGACAATGAGAAAATATACACTGGAATAATGTACTTTTATGGCCATGTCACAAAATGGGGCGGGGGACATAATTAAAGTGTCCATCCCAACCCGTCCCGTCCTCtcccgatgcaatgtaactagctaatctcaggaacttgCTGACGCGATCCTCACCAAATTTTGCTCAGGGTGTCAACTGGCTGCAGGGAAATTGTCTTACAGACATCTTTTAGTTTAAAAATGATCCCCGTCCCATCTCTTCCCTGTGCTCCCCTTAAAGATATAAATTTGTTGTATTTGTAGCTGTGTTATTACAATGTGTCCATTGTGACTTTATTCAAAATAGCTATTTTAAGACtgttaaaaaaagtttttatttaatgcattataactgttttattaagAACCACTGAAAGAATCTGTGACGATGTATGATGCCTTCCTGGAAAAAGAGAGGAAGGAGGAGTTAAAAGCAAGCAGAAGCCAAGAAAAATCCTCTCCATCTAATAAGGATCAGAATGGTAAAGCTGGCGGTGACAGGAAAACTGTACAGAGCAAAAAGAAGAAGCCTGACCAGGAGAAGAAGAAACAAGTGGACTATGCTGAAGCTATATCTGCTGTATGTGGTCTAAGTTTacatactgttatattacatgtGGTATGCTGTGTGGTTATTAACTATGAGTTTTATATGATCAAAATGTTTGATAGACCCTGTATGGAGATTACCTCTCACAGTTTTAGACAACTTGGTGGGCTTTGTAATCATGAGATGTAGTATAGTGTCTGAAAGAATTTGTGTCCCTTTTGGATAGTCTTTTAAACTTGTCTGGATATCGCATTCTCTTAATTTTGAATTGACttctttgatatatacataaaatttaTTGCTATTGTATTTAATGGTATATTGTTGTGTTCACCTCACCAACATGAATACAGTTCAACATTTTTTGAATGATTTACTTGTCTTTCTTATTTTTAGCATTTAAATCTTCCTTGTTCATTTATCTCATCTCTCAGTTTGAAACTTGGCACGTTTTTATGCATTTGCATAAAAGAGTATTTCTCCATTTCATTTGCATTGGGGCAGATGTTTAGTTGTCTGCCATATAGATACTCTTGTATTCtttccattttgttttgtttacctcTTTGAATATCTTTgaacatttcataaaaaaattgtCACTTGATCagttgatacaaaatatatgaaaacattttgtctgtgtttattgatgaaaaaaataacaaaaacaggtGGACATTTAGCATTTTGGGGCTAAAATGACAACAAAATTCCAATTAGTTGTTTAATGTTCTGAAACATTTGGATATTTGGTACTCCAGATCACGAAAGAAGATGTGAAGTCAACCTTAACCCTGACCCAGACAAGGTTCCCCGACAACCTGGAAGTGTGGCTAAAAGACCTGGCATCTTTCCTGAACCTTAAACTGGAAAACGTTCCTGAGTCTGACCCTGTCTTCACCAACAAGCCTAAAGGTAAtcataaaacacatttacaattAACTTCATTTCTATTGCTATTTTTTCTTATCACCTTTGCTGTTGAGAGAAAGTTTTTAGCTAGTCTGGCCTTATGGACCTGTATACCTATTTGTTATctaattgtatatttatatattttaatcttttttCCAAAAACTGTTGGGTCAATTTTTGCAATCCTCTTTCTGTAGGAATACCAGGATTCTATGGCAATTTAGTCTAGAGAATCATTGAGTAAACGGAAATCAGTTTTGCTTAAACAGTGGGTCTTTGACCCCTTAGAGATGTGGCTTTAAGGCATAAATAGAGCTGATTTAGGGATGTGGCCCTAAGGGAGAAATATAGCTGATTCTTAAAATCTTTCATCTTCTGTAGGAATGCCAGGATTCTGTCCCAATTTATGAAAGGATTTTgatcatatttggtctgaatcatccttgggtgaaggggaaccaattttgtataaacaatggATCTTGCTCCCCCTAAAGGAATAATAGCGATGAATCCTTTTTAAGTAATTCTTGAGTGTTCTTAACTTATTTGGCTTGAGTCATAAAGGAATGTGTTACTGCAGTGCATGGTACTGAGTGGCAGGCTGCAACTAGaaattgtatttgtaatgtATAACTCCTGAGAATATTCTGACATAATCACTGAAATCCAGGTGAGGAAcaaggccccatgggcctcttgtttagctCAACTGGTCTGAGGGGGGTGGGGGATCTAAAGGAGGCAATTTGGCTGTATTGATgaaaacaacttcttttctgaaactatttaaagcaatggatatcaatcatatttgactggtagcatctatTACACTTAAAGTGTTGGGGAttccaaattgtacaaatattggTGCTGATAACTTCATTTTTTCTGTCGAGTCTTTTAAGGAAACTTCCTGTAAAAGCTTaaatgttatagaaatattaacTTACTGTGAGCTGTTATGTTAATTTCAGACTTTCCACTATGTCATCTTGGTCGACATTGTCAGCAGACAATCACATCTGTGATCAGACAGGCCACCCAGGAAACCATGGAGCACATGTTCTATCACTGTGTGAACACCATGCTCACGGAACTCAACAAGGGTAAATATTCATCAGGCTGATTTTACATAGTTCTTAATTTAATTCTCTTCATGTTATGGGAGAATTATGTATATCATGAATCATACATTAAACTGCTACATGGGGCAGTAAAAATTTTCTATAATAGTGTTAGTATCCCGATGTGGATGTTTTATACTTTCTGTATAAACCTGTCTTGGAGGAGGGGAGAAATCTGGTTGCTAGCCACATCAAAATGTTacttaaaaagaaatatataaattgttcTTGTTTGAGGAGCTCAgtcacattttgttttctttgtgttGACAGGAAATTCTTCCCTTGGGTATCGTATCTTTATTCAGCTGCTTGTTAAGGTCAGACCAGATGTTGCTTTGTCCAAGCTGAATCAAGTAAGTATTGCTGTAGTTTGGTTTATTACACTATTTAACTGCCAATTATATTTCACCCATATTCTGTATAATATGGactcccccaccccccaccaaaaaaaaaaaaaagaaaagaaaaaacttaattttgtcaaatgtttattttactgtttAAAAATTGTGTACATGATATCTTTCGACTTCAACAAATTGTTTATATTCAATTCTTTGATTTTCCAGTTTTTGGAGCTTTTGAAGACCAACCAGAACAGGTCCAGTCGGTGCTTGACTATACTTTGGTCACTTGGGCAGTGTGGTCACCTTGACCTGAAATGTGGATTGCGAAGTAAATATCAGCTGTTGAGAATAAATCAGTtactggggtggggtagatgttttactggaaaagccATAATTGCCGTTTTTCATCATCATGCGTCTGtgaacaatttacattttcaacttctcattaaccaagaggccctgGGTCATGGTTTTAGGCCAGTAGCATGTTGGCTGGAAGGGCTACcaaaattgttgaaaaataaagatCTCAACCTACTTACAAGGTTACATGGGTCACAGTATAGAATactttaaacttcttcccaatAGCTAAGAAGCCCAGGGTTATGATATTGGGCCAACTGGATACTTGGATGAAAAGCATCCACGTTGGTACAAATGAATGATTTTGGCCTCCTTTCAAGGTTTAAAGGTTCAGATGTGTTTAAATGCCCTTTTCTTAATTAAGTGAAGACGTCTGGGGACATGACATTAGAAATGAATGGTTACACATTTGTTCAAATTAAAAACCTTGATCTTCTTCCATGTCACAGCTGTGAGATATGTTAAATCGTACTGCATTAGTTTTAAACGCAAAACATCATCTGTCAGTTTACAGTAAAAACCTCATTTAGTATAATTATAGGTGAGGCTATGTTGATTTTGTGTTGTCGTCATCGTTGTCTTCACTGTCcagtttgtgtgtgtgttgacagTTTTGATAATGTCATCATCCATGACAACTTAGTGGTAGTTGTTTGTCCATATCTACGACCTGTCTTACTGTGAGGTGTAAATCTGGATTAAGTCTGGCATTAGTCCAATAAACAAAAAGTACAGCTCTTATCTGGTACTAGGAAAAGTGCAAAAAATTGTCAGGTGTGTGAAATTATGTACTGTGCAAAATTTCTACATACCCTTGCTCTAGAACTTCTCATTGAAATCTGAAATAGCAAGGGTTTGTTGACTTTCTGATCACAAATGATTTTAATCTGTCACTTTCATCCGCATTACAATGATGTTTTTTATTCCTCTTGATGAACTTGACACAGTTAGTGATCTGTCAGGAAGAAGTCTGTAGAAAGCACCAGTTTTGTCAATATTATTGACATCTTTCAGAGCAATTTTTTGTGTGACATCAACAGCCTTCTTCCTGCCAACAAGTTTTAAACTGCACAAGTCATCCATTAGGATACTGAAAATCTCTCAATTTCAAACTCATTGGCAAACAATTTTACCTTTGTTGTTTAAGAATTTCATTGGAGAAGAGAATATTGTGTGCACATGCATTCGTAAACCGCACAAATAATGCTGATTCGTCATCGTGGTGGGCATTCCAGTGTCATTTACGCGGAATTCTTTCTGCttctttgttaattattttgaatttgtttgCTGAAATATCTCAAGCTGTTCTCCTTTTAATATCCGTTCCCCAAAGGGCATTAAAAGGATCAGCAGTTTGTTGCTGTGCAAACTTAGGATGGGATTTCCTGTCGTAATCTTACACATTACATCTTCTCTTTGGTGTGTTCATTGTGTATATAAGGGGGAAAAACAAGACAAGAATAAAGATATCTGACATTAATGCCCCTAAGAAATGTTCTTAAAGACTACACGAGAAAAAGGTGTGATATGTTAGTTATGATGAATTTTAACCATTTATTATAAAagtatttttcttcaaaattctTGAAGATGTTTCAAAGCTAACTAAATGTGGGTTTAGTCAAAATAATCATGGAACAATTCCTGTCGGCTACCAATAGAATATGTTGGATCACTTTTTGTCAAATGTGCAATCTATTAAAAGCTTATTTTTTATGCCAAAATTGGCCATAATGTTTGTTAAATAACTTTCACATGTCCAGGTGAACTATAAAGAGGTGTGCAAAAGAGCAGTACATTAAGTAattgtaataaatgtacatttacattttttagtCATTTTAAATGTAGCCTTTGGCTTGCATTTCAATGTAGATATTTAGTTGTAAATCAGTACATTTTTACATGTGTATGGTTTTGTGTTTCAGTGTGGATAGAAGTGATGCAGCCGACCCTGAAGGTGCGACCAGTGGCAAACTACTGTGTAGATTACCTGGAGGAACTGCTAGAGTAAGTACAGGGACAAATCTTGAAGGCTTCTAAGATGATAATTTGTCATAAGTATAATTAGTCAGCCATATGTTTGGAATAGCTACTATATTTACCAGGGTGTTGTAGGTGGTGAGGAAACTCAGCATTCAATGACCAGGCAGTTTAAATCACACATGCTGTTTTCCTGTTagtaatttttttcattggCGTTCTTATGTTACCTGTGAAAGCAGGAGACATATATTGATCACAATatcaaggtcaaaggttgaGGTCACTtactaaaaatgaaatatgtgttTACAATAAAGGTGTATTAAACCTTATTATAGACTATTTAATTGTTgaatgtataattatacaaatgtatatgtatgtccaTTATTTTCCACATACTTAATactatgtattatatatagacagatgtttaGCATTACCTGTGTGTTGTTGCAATTCCAGGTGAGAAATATGTCGCCGCATTacttttatttgtaatatttgttataGGAACAAAAAGGCCCTGAGTACAGTATATGGTGTTATCTCTGTACGCGAGTACTTCTACCTGCTCGACCTTATATTTGGGGATCGTCAGATGCCTGGGGACCTCAGTAGAAAGCTGCAGAACCTCTATCCAGACATTAAGGTAAAATTGAGCACTGTTCACTTTCTCtagttttaaatgatttaaccATATTCAAAGTAAAACATGTGGAAACACAAGTGtgaaatttcattcattataacaataaacatactccagttacatgtacatgtatagatcAGCTCAGACCTTGATGAAGGTCCTTTTGATGAATAAGCTACTTTGGTACacatttgtaatgtttatgtaatgtttatgaTACAAGTTTTGTCTATGTCTAACAGACAATTGTGTATGGTGGCACCACGGCTAACATGAGGAACCTGTTCCCGTCGTATCTGACCAGGGCTACGGACAACACATCCCGTCTGATGATGGCTGAGGTATCTGTTCACTCTACAGTGTACATCGTAACTGGCATGTAGTGGATAACTGCATGATAATCCAATACATAATTTTCAGGGTTGGCACTGGGTGTACATGTAGCAATGGTTTTCATCTTAAATAGGGTCCTCAGTATAGTCTTTTTTTTCCATGCTTCAAACAGCTGTGGGGAGGGCTTTAAAGCTAACTGATCATAATCCCAGGGTTTCTCTTCTCAATAGCACATATCTTCTCAGCACCATAAGAATATGACAAAATCAATGAATTTGAGCTAATTTATAGTCTTTAGACATAAGGAACATGTGTTTTGAGGCCATAAAATATATGGAAGCTTTAAAGagagaatttatttaattttttttcataagcATATCCCAAAGTCACATTTGATACACcttttaaatagaaaaaaaaaacaattaaatttctGTACAATTTGTTTATGTCTTGACAAGTCTGCTCTCTtgctttttattttctttttgtttttgtttttgtttttgtttttttgaaagtttgtttattgtgttgtaGCTGATGTCGAGTCTTCtgtactgtctgtctactgATGAACAGTGCTACAGTGTGTGGGTCCAGATGTATACCAAATACATTCAACAGTCCAGgtaattctgaaaaatattaaGTAATTTTGTTAAAGCTTTTAATTTGAAGTAGCTAAGCTTCTTCACTGATAAGATCAATTGGAGTTGTATTTTGAGACCTAAATTTTCTTCCACAGTATGTTAATGCAGTATTTGCTTGATACCTGGGATACCTCAAGCAAGATACTGGACAAGAAGTTACTGAAGAAAACCTTTCGTTCCTTCTCCATCACCAATGATGAACTGGCTTCAAGAGGCAAATCAAGCATTGAAGGACTGGAGAAATGCTCCAATGTTTGTAAGGTAACCACAACTTTGaacttatctccctttaattgATTTTGTACAGTTTGTTTATGGGCCTGAAGAAGATAAACAAAATGTCTGTAAAACAGACCTAAACTACCACAGATATACCGGTTCATCAATAATACAGAATCTGACATGTTTGTACAATTGTACTCATCTTTACATTAACAGGAACTTCAGCAAAAGTTGGATCAAACTCGGTTTCCATGGGGATggctgatgtttttatttgtttccttGGTAACTGCAATTGTTGCCTACGATATTTACTTCAGCTCTTCCATGAAGtgtaagtattatatatatatattgctctATTAATGCATACATAGATTAGTTGGAACTTTGTTATAATTGGACCAGTGGAATTTTGATAAACAAATGTtaacagattttcttcaaacttcGTAGCAGGGTTTCAAGCTTTAAGGACTTGGCTGAGTTCAATTGCTACTTTGATTTTGTTGCCTTACTTTGTTTTGGCAGAATTATGGCCCATTgattaacaaaaaaacattgttttctgTCGGTACTGTAAAATAAATGGAACAGTTATtaacagattttcttcaaacttgatAACAAGGTTTAATAATTTAAAAGCTGAACATTATTTGGCAGAATTATCTGAAAAAGTTTGTTTTCTGCTTGTTTCCATGCaattacacaacaaatattATCCGATTATCGTCCAGCTTATTAATAGTTATCATCCCTTGATTCAACAGAATTTATCATTCTGATGAGCTGTAATGAAACGTTTACTCCTAACCTCataaatatttacctacaaAAATCTGTTTAAGCAGCAATTCATTTAGGGTCAGGATGGTTAAACATAAAGACAGTTTTAGGGGTAGCAAGACTGCATTTtagtacagtacattgtatgcAATAATATTGTAGCCTCTCGGACCATGCAGTTTCTGGAGGATTATGGAATCTTGGCATTCACAGAACAGGTTTGGGGACGGGTTTACCTCTATACTTCAATGGCATATGGGTAGGTACAACTATACTGTTTTTATCTATATGATTTGGTATTGTGTGTAGCTCTGATAACTCATTAACACAGTAGGTAAGATTAAAACTAAGGATGTCAAACGGGTCGGATTTTACCAATCTTTCGAATGAGTTACTGGTTGATAATTCCTAAATCCTTatcttaaaaataatttcaaatgtatCCTGGTATATAATTTCTTCCCTGCCTTTAGTTAgcttatatatatttagctCTGTTTGTTTTCTGTGCATGTTGTCCATCAAAaccaaaatatgttttctttcatt from the Pecten maximus chromosome 4, xPecMax1.1, whole genome shotgun sequence genome contains:
- the LOC117325063 gene encoding transmembrane protein 214-B-like, with the translated sequence MASTTQSPHWETVGKAKKSGKSQIPHLTRNEKKQFIENMPRIEASKPLKESVTMYDAFLEKERKEELKASRSQEKSSPSNKDQNGKAGGDRKTVQSKKKKPDQEKKKQVDYAEAISAITKEDVKSTLTLTQTRFPDNLEVWLKDLASFLNLKLENVPESDPVFTNKPKDFPLCHLGRHCQQTITSVIRQATQETMEHMFYHCVNTMLTELNKGNSSLGYRIFIQLLVKVRPDVALSKLNQFLELLKTNQNRSSRCLTILWSLGQCGHLDLKCGLRMWIEVMQPTLKVRPVANYCVDYLEELLENKKALSTVYGVISVREYFYLLDLIFGDRQMPGDLSRKLQNLYPDIKTIVYGGTTANMRNLFPSYLTRATDNTSRLMMAELMSSLLYCLSTDEQCYSVWVQMYTKYIQQSSMLMQYLLDTWDTSSKILDKKLLKKTFRSFSITNDELASRGKSSIEGLEKCSNVCKELQQKLDQTRFPWGWLMFLFVSLVTAIVAYDIYFSSSMKSSRTMQFLEDYGILAFTEQVWGRVYLYTSMAYGWVCVNVPLYYGKVQAFVGPYLWEAWTRLLQFWNQFLEVSAPFRLWAALKLSQCLDWIHGLSPELWTKLWNYVWLSWDFFRDYSFWICGQMANLLYLAYHWVEENIILSEYTPDSVQKLLTSGISSVHHASSNLFTWCRQTFLLVISGH